GAGCGCACGGTTGACGGTCAGCTTGCCACCGCGGCGCTCGTCGCCCTTGCGGTCGCGCTGCTGCGGACGGGCCGGTGCGGCGTTGTTGCGCGGCGTCGCGACACCCGAGGGCATCGAGCGCTGCGGCGCGTTGCCGCCCGACGCCGCGGCCGGCGACGATGCCGCGGGCGGCGTCGGCGCAGGGGCTGGCGCGGGCTTGGGTGCCGGCTTCGGGATTTCCGGACGCGGCACCGGCGTGAAGCGGCGCGGTGCCGGGCGCGAGGCATCCGGCATCAGCGTGATCGGTTCGGGCGCAGGGGCCGGCGCGGGCGCAGGCTTCGGCGCGGACGCGGGCGTCGGCTTGGCGGCTGGAGCGTCGGCGACCGGCGCCGGGGCGGGGGCGGGGGCGGGCTCGGGCGCCGGCGCAGGCTCGGGCGCCGGCGCAGGCTCGGGTGCCGGCGTGGGCTCGGGCGCGGGGGCAGGCTTGGCCGCTTCGGCTTCCGCCGCGGCACGCTCGGCCGCGCGGCGCTTCTCGTCTTCGGCTGCCTGGGCACGCGCCTGCTCTTCGCGGCGACGCGCGTCCTCAAGCGCAGCCATGCGCTGCTCTTCGGCTTCGCGCAGCAGCTTGGCCTGACGCTCCTGCGGCGACAGATTGTCGGATGCGGCGGGGCGCGGGGCCGGGGCGGGCGTGGCGACCGGGGTCGGCGCCGGTGCTGCCTCAGGCACGTCCTGCACCGGCGCGTCGGTCGGTTGGCCACCCTGCGGGCCGAGCACGCGGCGGCGCTTCACTTCGACCACCACCGTATTGCTACGGCCGTGGCTGAAGCTCTGCTTCACCTTGCCGGTCTCGACCGTGCGCTTCAGCCCCAAGGGTGCGCGCATTCCGAGTTTCGGCTTGTCGTTGTCGGTGTCGCTCATGCGCTCGCTCAAATTCCTGTGCTCGCCGAACCCGCGGTCGGGTCGGCCGTAATGTCGGGTGCCGATGGCCCTCGCGCGTCATCGGCGCAAGGTTCAGCGGCACGTTCGGGTCCGATAAAATGCAGCCAGCGGGTCAGCGCGTCGCGCACCCGCTTGGCCGCCTGGGCGTCCGTCAGGCCAGCATGTACCACATTTTCGCGGCCCAATGCCACGGACAATGTGGTGCGTGTCACCGGCAAAACCAAGCCCTTGAGGGTCGAGCCTTCGCGATCCGACCCTACGCGCCACGCCTGTGCCAGCTTGGCCGCCCCATCGGGGCGCGCGTCGTGCGCGTGGAGCAGGAGGTGCAGCTGGCCGCTGCGTGCTGCGGTTTCGATGCGTTCGGCACCGATCAGCAGATGTCCTGCCTTTGCCTCCAGCCCCAGCCGGTCCAGCGCCGCGCGTTCGAGCTGGGTCGCGATTCGCGCCGGAAGATCGGTCGGGATCGACAGGGGCGCGCCCTTGAAGGCCCGCGCCAGTGCGCCGCGAAGCTTGCCATTGGCGATGGCCGTTTCCAGTTCGGCGCGCGTCACCCCGATCCACGCGCCACGGCCGGGGGCCTTGGCACGCACGTCGGGGGCGACGTCACCGTCGGGGGAAAGGGCAAGCCGGATCAGCCCCTCGCGCGGCCCGGAGTCGCGCGAGAGGATGCAGGTGCGGTCGTTCATGCCGCACCTCCCAATCGTAATTCGTCGTTCCCGCGAAGGGGCGCTCCGCAAAGTAGCACTTTGCGGAGACCGCGAGGGCGGGCATCAATTCTGGCAGACGTTGCGGCTCCTCGCCCATTCAGCCAGAATTTACCCCCGCCTGCGCGGGGGCGACGACCTTTTGTGCTGGTCAGCCGACCCGTATCATTGCTCGGATTCCGCATCAGCGTCCTCCTGAGCCGGCTCTTCGTCCGCGAACCAGTGGGCGCGGGCGGCCATGATGATCTCGTTACCCTGCTCTTCCGACAGACCGTACTGGCCCAGAACGCCGCCCTTGTCGCCTTCGCGCTGCGGTGCCGGCTTGTCGGCATCGTTGCGGCGGCGCGGTTCCTGGCGCTTCTTCGCGATCAGTTCGTCGGTCGCCAGGTCGGCAAGGTCGTCGAGCGTCTTGATCCCCGCCTTGCCGAGCGTGACCAGCATCGCTTCGGTCAGATACGGCATCTCGGCCAGCGCGTCCTCGACGCCCAGGGCGCGGCGCTCTTCG
The nucleotide sequence above comes from Roseomonas aeriglobus. Encoded proteins:
- a CDS encoding DUF448 domain-containing protein → MNDRTCILSRDSGPREGLIRLALSPDGDVAPDVRAKAPGRGAWIGVTRAELETAIANGKLRGALARAFKGAPLSIPTDLPARIATQLERAALDRLGLEAKAGHLLIGAERIETAARSGQLHLLLHAHDARPDGAAKLAQAWRVGSDREGSTLKGLVLPVTRTTLSVALGRENVVHAGLTDAQAAKRVRDALTRWLHFIGPERAAEPCADDARGPSAPDITADPTAGSASTGI